One Mycobacterium paraseoulense genomic window, CCGGGTCCTGCCAGCTATTGGACTCGACCGCGACAGCGAACGTCTCCCGCGACCGTCCGGCATCCAGGCGCACCGCCACGGCACAGCCCGGCCGGACCCCGGGGACGCGCCCGGCGGCACGTTCGATGTCGGTGGGGTAGACGTTGCGGCCAGCCATGATGATCACGTCCTTGACGCGGCCGCAGACGACGAGGTGTCCGGTCTCGGTGAGGTAGCCCAAATCGCCGGTGTCATACCAACCCTGGTCGTCTTGGGCCCCGACGAAACCGCCCATCGTCACGTACCCGGCCGTCACCGGTTCGCCGCGCACCTGAATGACGCCGACGCCCCGCGCGGACAGGATGTTGCCATCGTCGTCGATGATGCGCGCCTCCAGCCCCTTCAGCGGACGGCCAAGCGTTGTCAGCCGCCGGGTTTTGCCCTTGGCCGCCGGAACGGCTCGGTGGAGCAGGGCGAGCAGGTCTGCGTCCACCTCGTCGATCATCAGGCCCGCGCCGCACTCGGAGAACGACACAGCCACTGTCGTCTCGGCCATACCGTACGCGGGAAGGATCGCCTCCGGACGCAACCCGAACGGTTTGCCCGCTTGGCAAAAGTCTTCGACGTCGGCCGGTTCGACTTGTTCTGCGCCCGACAGCGCCCACCGCAGGCTGGACAGGTCGAACTGGCCAGGCTGGGCCAGCGTACGGAGGCGTTTGGCGAACAGCTTGTAGGCGAAATTCGGCGCGGCGGTCATCGTGCCCTGGTACTTGTCGATGAGTTTCGCCCACAGCAACGTGTCGCGCAGGAAGTCCATTGGAGTGACCTTGACTAGCTCTGCACCGAAATACATTGGCACGGTTAAGAAGCCGGTCATACCCATGTCGTGGAACAGTGGCAGCCAACTCACGATCACGTCGGTATCGATGTCTACTTCTGCGCCGATGAACATTGCCTCGGCGTTTGAAACGACATTGCGGTGCGAAACCTGAACGGCCTTGGGCGACCCGGTAGAACCAGACGTCAACTG contains:
- a CDS encoding fatty acyl-AMP ligase; translated protein: MSKFTETMYDAARSSSRGLVTGEPNCPVRHTWGEVHERARRIAGGLAAAGVDRGDAVPVLAGAPAEIAPAGQGIWMRGASLTMLHQPTPRTDLARWAEETAAVIKMIGAKTVVISDPFMAAGPLLAELGTRVLTIEQLLGGQPIDPVRTDEDDVALLQLTSGSTGSPKAVQVSHRNVVSNAEAMFIGAEVDIDTDVIVSWLPLFHDMGMTGFLTVPMYFGAELVKVTPMDFLRDTLLWAKLIDKYQGTMTAAPNFAYKLFAKRLRTLAQPGQFDLSSLRWALSGAEQVEPADVEDFCQAGKPFGLRPEAILPAYGMAETTVAVSFSECGAGLMIDEVDADLLALLHRAVPAAKGKTRRLTTLGRPLKGLEARIIDDDGNILSARGVGVIQVRGEPVTAGYVTMGGFVGAQDDQGWYDTGDLGYLTETGHLVVCGRVKDVIIMAGRNVYPTDIERAAGRVPGVRPGCAVAVRLDAGRSRETFAVAVESNSWQDPAEVRRIEHQVAHEVVAEVDVRPRNVVVLEPGTIPKTPSGKLRRVHTLTLVS